The following coding sequences are from one Streptomyces sp. NBC_01294 window:
- a CDS encoding DUF1398 family protein, with product MAPCLAETLRRAGVSHCRMAVPSNAMLYLTGAGPVAVQGEPLCTGMVNVAPFDREALVAALRRDQAGETTFPEFVQGCWEAGVVWYDVDLNARTCSYYGADGAGYTEAYPAVDI from the coding sequence GTGGCTCCCTGCCTCGCCGAGACGCTGCGCCGGGCCGGCGTCAGCCACTGCCGGATGGCCGTGCCCTCCAACGCCATGCTCTACCTCACCGGCGCGGGGCCGGTCGCCGTCCAGGGCGAACCGCTGTGCACCGGCATGGTCAACGTCGCCCCCTTCGACCGCGAAGCCCTCGTGGCCGCGCTGCGGCGCGACCAGGCCGGGGAGACCACGTTCCCGGAGTTCGTCCAGGGCTGCTGGGAGGCCGGTGTCGTCTGGTACGACGTCGACCTGAACGCACGGACCTGCTCCTACTACGGAGCCGACGGCGCCGGCTACACCGAGGCCTACCCCGCCGTCGACATCTGA
- a CDS encoding cation:proton antiporter — MTAGETIRLLAALAVICAAAHGCGFLFGAVRQPPVIGEVVGGILLGPSLLGLVAPEARAALFPASGAVTSALDAIYQLGQLLLMFLAGAELRIRAGGRERRTGAIVAAAGLVVPFAAGAGIAVLVPGAFSGPAGSTVTTALVVGLAMAVAAIPVISRIMMDLKIMDTAFGRIVLMVAVIEDVILYVVLAVVVGLARTGTSSPVGLWDVIGTTAVVPTAVYFTVVSLLFFAASLTWGARLFHRLAGHRANIVARQSPVAFRLIFLCAMVLLCLGLGINAVFGALMAGVCAARGDQAAENEASREAGREPAVWSAIRQFSMAFFIPVFFVLVGMRLDLVRAFDPLFFLWFLALACGVKMVSIWAAARLAGEDRVFSSSLAVALNARGTIGIVLAGVTRQAELINDQFFVVLVLVSLATSQIAGFRLSKVADRLMTPTATGPPRQRQRSGQV, encoded by the coding sequence ATGACGGCGGGCGAAACGATCCGGCTGCTGGCGGCGCTCGCCGTGATCTGCGCCGCCGCCCACGGATGCGGCTTCCTCTTCGGCGCCGTGCGCCAACCACCGGTCATCGGCGAGGTGGTCGGCGGCATCCTGCTGGGCCCCTCGCTCCTCGGTCTCGTCGCCCCCGAGGCCAGGGCGGCCCTGTTCCCCGCCTCCGGCGCGGTGACCAGCGCCCTGGACGCGATCTATCAACTGGGCCAGCTGCTGCTGATGTTCCTGGCCGGAGCGGAGCTGCGCATCCGGGCGGGCGGCCGGGAACGCCGTACCGGGGCGATCGTGGCCGCGGCGGGACTCGTGGTGCCCTTCGCGGCCGGCGCGGGCATCGCGGTACTGGTCCCCGGCGCGTTCTCCGGTCCGGCGGGCTCCACGGTGACGACGGCCCTCGTCGTGGGACTCGCGATGGCGGTCGCGGCCATTCCGGTCATCTCCCGGATCATGATGGACCTGAAGATCATGGACACCGCCTTCGGCCGGATCGTCCTGATGGTCGCCGTGATCGAGGACGTCATCCTCTACGTCGTCCTCGCCGTGGTCGTCGGCCTCGCCCGCACCGGCACCAGCAGCCCGGTCGGCCTGTGGGACGTGATCGGCACCACCGCGGTCGTGCCGACGGCCGTCTACTTCACCGTCGTCAGCCTGCTGTTCTTCGCCGCGAGCCTGACCTGGGGCGCCCGGCTCTTCCACCGGCTGGCCGGCCACCGGGCCAACATCGTCGCCCGCCAGAGCCCGGTGGCCTTCCGGCTGATCTTCTTGTGCGCCATGGTGCTGCTGTGCCTGGGCCTCGGCATCAACGCGGTGTTCGGCGCGCTGATGGCGGGCGTCTGCGCCGCCCGCGGCGATCAGGCGGCCGAGAACGAGGCGTCCCGCGAGGCCGGACGGGAACCGGCGGTCTGGTCCGCCATCCGCCAGTTCTCGATGGCGTTCTTCATCCCCGTCTTCTTCGTCCTGGTCGGCATGCGCCTGGATCTGGTGCGCGCCTTCGACCCGCTGTTCTTCCTGTGGTTCCTGGCGCTCGCCTGCGGCGTCAAGATGGTCAGCATCTGGGCGGCGGCCCGCCTGGCCGGGGAGGACCGGGTGTTCTCCTCGTCCCTCGCGGTCGCGCTCAACGCCCGGGGCACGATCGGCATCGTCCTGGCCGGCGTCACCCGTCAGGCAGAGCTGATCAACGACCAGTTCTTCGTGGTCCTGGTGCTCGTCTCCCTCGCGACCTCACAGATCGCGGGGTTCCGGCTGTCGAAGGTGGCGGACCGACTCATGACGCCGACCGCGACCGGCCCGCCACGGCAGCGGCAGAGATCGGGGCAGGTCTGA
- a CDS encoding polysaccharide deacetylase family protein, producing MGRRTALAALLAAGLVPCSGAAAAPRRTARASAGSGAHAGPRPPASLLGNEIRRLPTSRRVVALTFNAAWDEAGIDTVLTELRRRRLPATFFPTGDFADAHPAAVRAIGAAHGLGNHSYSHPHFGELSTAERADEVRRADAAIRKASGAEPLPFFRFPYSSTTRQSVADVNDLGYAAIEFTADTNGYLGPRGGMSVEKAVKRAVDAFTPGAIIQMHVGSSGDGVVLDADALPLIIDAAQADGYEIIDLRGFLTEEA from the coding sequence GTGGGACGACGTACCGCCTTGGCGGCGCTGCTGGCCGCGGGGCTCGTACCCTGCTCCGGCGCGGCCGCCGCCCCGCGGCGCACGGCACGGGCGTCCGCCGGCAGCGGCGCTCACGCGGGGCCTCGCCCGCCGGCCTCGCTGCTCGGCAACGAGATCCGCCGGCTGCCGACGTCCCGCAGGGTCGTGGCGCTCACCTTCAACGCCGCCTGGGACGAGGCCGGGATCGACACCGTGCTGACCGAACTGCGGCGGCGCAGGCTGCCCGCCACCTTCTTCCCGACCGGCGACTTCGCCGACGCCCACCCGGCGGCGGTGCGCGCCATCGGCGCGGCGCACGGCCTCGGCAACCACTCCTACAGCCATCCCCACTTCGGCGAACTCAGCACCGCGGAGCGCGCGGACGAAGTGCGCCGCGCCGACGCGGCGATCCGGAAGGCGTCCGGGGCCGAGCCCCTGCCGTTCTTCCGTTTCCCCTACAGCTCCACCACCCGGCAGTCCGTCGCCGACGTCAACGACCTGGGCTACGCGGCGATCGAGTTCACCGCCGACACCAACGGCTACCTCGGCCCCCGGGGCGGCATGAGCGTGGAGAAGGCGGTCAAGCGGGCCGTCGACGCCTTCACCCCCGGCGCGATCATCCAGATGCACGTCGGCAGTTCCGGCGACGGCGTCGTCCTCGACGCCGACGCCCTCCCGCTGATCATCGACGCGGCGCAGGCCGACGGCTACGAGATCATCGACCTGCGCGGCTTCCTCACGGAGGAAGCCTGA
- a CDS encoding FABP family protein, translating to MFESVQENPYPDSHVLGEGPEPHPLLGPVLPLLGRWHGRGQGEYPTLEKDFRYEQEITFSHDGRPFLRYEARAWLIDDSGTPVRPAGREAGWWRVTPEASLEVVLAHPTGIVETYVGHASGAEIEIETKDVALTPLAKEVTGTRRRYTVRDGEMTVVHDMAAVGQPLQHHLTTHLRLRP from the coding sequence ATGTTCGAGTCGGTGCAGGAGAATCCCTACCCTGACAGCCACGTCCTCGGTGAGGGCCCCGAACCGCACCCCCTGCTGGGGCCCGTGCTGCCGCTGCTGGGGCGCTGGCACGGGCGGGGGCAAGGCGAGTACCCGACGTTGGAGAAGGACTTCCGGTACGAGCAGGAGATCACCTTCAGCCACGACGGGCGCCCCTTCCTGCGGTACGAGGCGCGCGCGTGGCTGATCGACGACTCCGGGACCCCGGTGCGGCCGGCGGGGCGCGAGGCCGGGTGGTGGCGGGTGACGCCCGAGGCCTCCCTGGAGGTCGTGCTGGCCCACCCCACCGGCATCGTCGAGACGTACGTCGGTCACGCGTCCGGTGCGGAGATCGAGATCGAGACCAAGGACGTGGCGCTGACCCCGCTGGCCAAGGAGGTCACCGGCACGCGGCGTCGCTACACCGTCCGGGACGGGGAGATGACGGTCGTTCACGACATGGCCGCGGTGGGGCAGCCCCTGCAGCACCACCTCACGACGCACCTGCGTCTGCGTCCCTGA
- the fusA gene encoding elongation factor G, with protein sequence MRANRRPFTTTSPSAVRNLGILAHVDAGKTTITERILFATGAIHKRGEVHNGTTVTDFDAQERDRGITIFAAAVSCTWGGHRVNLIDTPGHVDFSDEVERSLRVLDGAVAVFDAVAGVEPQSETVWRQADRHGVPRIAFVNKLDRAGADLDTAVASIRERLGAVPLVVQLPYRGRTRSPASSTCWHARAALARRHRHLRGGAGPRTAARRGAASAPLLEETVAELHADALEEFCATSALAEESLTRALRELTLRGDGVVVLCGSAYRNRGIEPLLDAVLAYLPSPADMPPVRGMADGAEQERAPDPAEPFAALAFKVTATATGRLTYLRVYAGTLRKGATVLDAATGRTERVGRILRVQADRHEEREEAVAGDIVAVVGLKAARAGTTLCAPGAPLVLEPPSVAEPVVSVAVEARRSVDTGRLSSALARLAEEDPSLVVRSDAETGQTVLSGMGELHLEVAVEKIRSGHGVEVVVGRPQVSYRETVVRGVSGLVYRHVKQDGGAGQFAHVVLDVEPVEEASFAFRSTVVGGRVPQEYARAVEAGCRDALAEGPLGGFPVTGLRVTLTDGATHSKDSSEMAFRAAGRFALREALRQCAVELLEPVVEVTVTVPEDGVGGVLGDLAARRGRVSGSTSEGGTAVITAVVPLAELFGYASRLRGRTQGRGTFTTRPAGLAPVPASVAGALPAR encoded by the coding sequence ATGCGCGCCAACCGGCGACCCTTCACGACCACTTCCCCCTCCGCCGTCCGCAATCTGGGCATCCTCGCCCACGTCGACGCCGGCAAGACCACGATCACCGAGCGCATCCTGTTCGCGACCGGCGCCATCCACAAGCGGGGCGAGGTGCACAACGGCACGACCGTCACCGACTTCGACGCCCAGGAACGCGACCGCGGCATCACCATCTTCGCCGCGGCCGTGAGCTGCACGTGGGGCGGTCACCGCGTCAATCTGATCGACACCCCGGGTCACGTCGACTTCTCCGACGAGGTCGAGCGCTCCCTGCGGGTGCTGGACGGGGCGGTCGCGGTGTTCGACGCCGTCGCCGGCGTCGAACCGCAGAGCGAGACGGTGTGGCGGCAGGCCGACCGGCACGGTGTGCCGCGGATCGCGTTCGTCAACAAGCTGGACCGGGCGGGCGCCGACCTCGACACGGCGGTCGCGTCGATCCGCGAGCGGCTGGGCGCCGTTCCCCTGGTGGTTCAGCTGCCCTATCGGGGCAGGACCCGCTCACCGGCGTCGTCGACCTGCTGGCATGCGCGCGCTGCACTGGCACGCCGACACCGGCACCTACGAGGAGGGGCCGGTCCCCGAACCGCTGCGCGAAGAGGCGCAGCGTCGGCGCCGCTCCTGGAGGAGACGGTGGCGGAGCTGCACGCCGACGCCCTGGAGGAGTTCTGCGCGACGTCGGCGCTGGCCGAGGAGAGCCTGACCCGCGCCCTGCGGGAGCTGACCCTGCGCGGGGACGGCGTCGTGGTGCTCTGCGGCTCGGCGTACCGCAACCGCGGGATCGAGCCGTTGCTGGACGCGGTCCTGGCGTACCTGCCGTCGCCCGCCGACATGCCGCCCGTACGGGGCATGGCCGACGGCGCGGAGCAGGAGCGCGCTCCCGATCCGGCGGAGCCGTTCGCGGCCCTCGCCTTCAAGGTGACGGCGACGGCGACCGGGCGGCTCACCTACCTGCGGGTCTACGCGGGCACCCTGCGCAAGGGCGCGACGGTACTGGACGCGGCCACGGGCCGTACGGAGCGGGTCGGCCGGATCCTGCGGGTCCAGGCCGACCGGCACGAGGAACGGGAGGAGGCGGTGGCCGGTGACATCGTCGCCGTGGTCGGGCTGAAGGCGGCCCGGGCGGGCACGACCCTGTGCGCGCCGGGGGCGCCGCTGGTCCTCGAACCGCCCTCGGTGGCCGAACCGGTGGTGTCGGTGGCGGTCGAGGCCCGTCGCAGCGTCGACACCGGCCGGCTCTCGTCGGCGCTGGCGCGGCTCGCGGAGGAGGACCCCTCGCTGGTGGTGCGGTCCGACGCGGAAACCGGCCAGACCGTGCTGTCGGGGATGGGCGAACTGCATCTGGAGGTCGCGGTGGAGAAGATCCGCAGCGGCCACGGGGTGGAGGTCGTCGTCGGCCGGCCGCAGGTCTCCTACCGGGAGACCGTCGTGCGCGGGGTGAGCGGCCTGGTCTACCGGCACGTCAAACAGGACGGTGGCGCGGGCCAGTTCGCGCACGTCGTCCTCGACGTCGAACCGGTGGAGGAGGCGTCCTTCGCGTTCCGCTCGACGGTCGTCGGCGGCCGCGTGCCGCAGGAGTACGCGCGCGCCGTCGAGGCCGGCTGCCGGGACGCCCTCGCCGAGGGACCGCTCGGCGGGTTCCCGGTGACGGGGCTGCGGGTCACGCTCACCGACGGGGCGACCCACTCCAAGGACTCCTCGGAGATGGCGTTCCGGGCGGCGGGCCGGTTCGCGCTGCGCGAGGCCCTGCGCCAGTGCGCCGTCGAGCTCCTGGAGCCGGTCGTGGAGGTCACCGTGACCGTCCCGGAGGACGGCGTCGGGGGCGTCCTGGGTGATCTCGCGGCCCGTCGCGGCCGGGTCTCCGGGTCCACGTCCGAGGGCGGGACCGCGGTGATCACGGCGGTCGTGCCGCTGGCCGAGCTGTTCGGCTACGCGTCCCGGCTGCGCGGCCGGACCCAGGGCCGGGGCACGTTCACCACCCGGCCGGCCGGTCTGGCGCCGGTACCGGCCTCGGTCGCGGGTGCCCTGCCGGCCCGGTGA
- a CDS encoding nuclease, translating into MSMLLIRGSFRVNGGAKPDGDTIPFIPDDVEDWKLVPGRSQIVPKADGRASVRLEGIDALETHYSNGSYGPVRHQPLKFAHRAADAMLTWLGFTSIDRHPDECVTTMPDSVPGFLLTRGADAYGRCVALVGRRTPPAYGGYEIDVDEEMLKRTVNHHLVSIGLAYPAFYTGLPAHLREVLKAAALAARGATPPKGLWSDDVTVKGAKIEDISSITDADGVVILPKLFRRLKDYLDSAPANASLDCFPAFLAGAADTFRILPDGELITGLHKVVEITNSRTLRMTHPAEDILFDEK; encoded by the coding sequence ATGTCCATGTTGCTGATCAGAGGGTCGTTCCGGGTGAACGGCGGTGCCAAGCCGGACGGCGACACCATCCCGTTCATCCCCGACGACGTGGAGGACTGGAAGCTCGTGCCGGGGCGCAGCCAGATCGTGCCCAAGGCGGACGGTCGTGCGAGCGTGCGCCTGGAGGGCATCGACGCGCTGGAGACCCACTACAGCAACGGCAGTTACGGACCGGTGCGGCACCAACCGCTGAAGTTCGCGCACAGGGCCGCCGACGCGATGCTGACCTGGCTCGGTTTCACCAGCATCGACCGGCACCCGGACGAGTGCGTCACCACCATGCCCGACAGCGTTCCCGGCTTCCTCCTCACCCGTGGCGCCGACGCCTACGGCCGCTGCGTGGCCCTGGTCGGCCGCCGCACCCCGCCCGCATACGGCGGCTACGAGATCGACGTCGACGAGGAGATGCTGAAGCGGACCGTCAACCACCACCTGGTCTCGATCGGGCTGGCCTACCCGGCCTTCTACACGGGTCTGCCCGCCCACCTGCGCGAAGTCCTCAAGGCCGCTGCCCTGGCGGCGCGGGGGGCCACACCTCCCAAGGGGCTGTGGTCCGACGACGTGACCGTCAAGGGTGCGAAGATCGAGGACATCTCCTCGATCACGGACGCGGACGGTGTGGTGATCCTACCCAAGCTGTTCCGCCGGCTGAAGGACTATCTGGACTCCGCCCCCGCGAACGCGTCACTGGACTGCTTCCCCGCCTTCCTGGCAGGGGCCGCGGACACGTTCCGCATCCTGCCGGACGGCGAGCTCATCACCGGCCTGCACAAGGTGGTCGAGATCACCAACAGCCGGACCCTGCGGATGACCCACCCAGCCGAGGACATCCTCTTCGACGAGAAGTGA
- a CDS encoding NIPSNAP family protein has translation MITIHLKYEIDPDRLEDFEEYGRLWVKLVNGFGGTHHGYFLPSEGDSDIAYALFSFPSFAAYEQYRTDSMSDPECQAAFELARRTRCIKRYERRFLRPLDTNP, from the coding sequence GTGATCACCATTCATCTGAAGTACGAGATCGACCCCGACAGGCTCGAGGACTTCGAGGAGTACGGTCGGCTCTGGGTCAAGCTCGTCAACGGCTTCGGCGGGACCCATCACGGCTACTTCCTGCCGAGCGAGGGCGACAGCGACATCGCCTACGCCCTCTTCTCCTTCCCCAGCTTCGCCGCCTACGAGCAGTACCGCACGGACAGCATGTCCGATCCGGAATGCCAGGCCGCGTTCGAACTCGCCCGCCGCACCCGCTGCATCAAGCGATACGAGCGCCGCTTCCTCCGGCCGCTCGACACCAACCCCTAG
- a CDS encoding sensor histidine kinase translates to MRSPITVLRTQLEVALAVRDPELWPELIGGALEDIERLQHLAADLLLLARIDAAQPARAEPLDLTVLVREVVDSRLGDRVPVEVRLEPGVEVTANALWLGRVVTNLVDNAQRYADRRVDVTLRTRSGSGSGPRAQVAVLEVVDDGPGVPAADRERIFERFTRLDDSRSRDHGGAGLGLAIARDLSAHHGGTLTAEDSARGARLVLRLPTTHRP, encoded by the coding sequence CTGCGCAGCCCCATCACCGTCCTGCGCACGCAGCTGGAGGTCGCCCTGGCCGTCCGGGACCCCGAACTGTGGCCCGAGCTGATCGGCGGGGCCCTCGAGGACATCGAACGGCTTCAGCACCTCGCCGCCGACCTGCTGCTGCTCGCCCGCATCGACGCGGCCCAGCCGGCGAGGGCCGAGCCGCTGGACCTGACCGTCCTGGTGCGCGAAGTGGTGGACAGCCGCCTCGGCGACCGGGTCCCCGTGGAGGTGAGGCTCGAACCGGGTGTGGAGGTGACCGCGAACGCGCTGTGGCTCGGCCGCGTCGTCACCAACCTCGTCGACAACGCCCAGCGCTACGCCGATCGGCGCGTGGACGTCACGCTGCGCACCAGGAGCGGTAGCGGTAGCGGTCCACGGGCGCAGGTCGCCGTGCTGGAGGTCGTCGACGACGGTCCCGGCGTCCCCGCGGCCGACCGGGAGCGGATCTTCGAGCGCTTCACCCGCCTCGACGACTCGCGCAGCCGTGACCACGGCGGAGCCGGGCTGGGCCTCGCCATCGCGCGTGACCTGAGCGCCCACCACGGCGGCACGCTGACGGCCGAGGACTCCGCGCGGGGCGCCCGGCTGGTGCTCCGACTGCCGACGACGCATCGGCCCTGA
- a CDS encoding HAMP domain-containing protein, translating to MTWRVTGHALRPVEAIRAEVAAISDRDLHRRVPVPATHDEVARLAETMNATLDRLEASGIRQRQFIADASTSCAAPSPSCARSWRSPWPSGTPNCGPS from the coding sequence GTGACCTGGCGGGTCACCGGCCACGCGCTGCGGCCGGTGGAGGCGATCCGCGCCGAGGTCGCCGCGATCTCCGACCGCGACCTGCACCGCCGGGTGCCGGTGCCGGCCACCCACGACGAGGTCGCCCGCCTGGCCGAGACCATGAACGCCACCCTGGACCGGCTGGAGGCGTCCGGCATCCGCCAGCGGCAGTTCATCGCCGACGCCTCCACGAGCTGCGCAGCCCCATCACCGTCCTGCGCACGCAGCTGGAGGTCGCCCTGGCCGTCCGGGACCCCGAACTGTGGCCCGAGCTGA
- a CDS encoding response regulator transcription factor: MRVLVVEDERRLAVALQRGLQSEGFSVDVALDGPQGLWMATEHDYDLIVLDIMLPGLNGYRVCAKLRAAGNESGILMLTAKDGEYDEAEALDTGADDFLSKPFSYLVLVARLRALGRRTGRRRPQVMQFGDLLLDPARHSCSRGGTEIRLTAREFAVLEYLARRSGEVVPKRDILEQVWDSAFDGDPNVVEVHVSAVRRKIDAPFGRAALETVRGAGYRLAADGG, encoded by the coding sequence ATGCGCGTACTGGTGGTGGAGGACGAACGGCGGCTGGCCGTGGCCCTGCAGCGAGGGCTGCAGTCGGAGGGCTTCTCGGTGGACGTGGCCCTCGACGGGCCCCAGGGCCTGTGGATGGCCACCGAGCACGACTACGACCTGATCGTGCTCGACATCATGCTGCCCGGCCTGAACGGCTACCGGGTCTGCGCGAAGCTGCGCGCGGCCGGCAACGAGTCGGGGATCCTGATGCTCACGGCGAAGGACGGCGAGTACGACGAGGCGGAGGCCCTGGACACCGGCGCCGACGACTTCCTGTCCAAGCCGTTCTCCTACCTCGTCCTGGTCGCCCGGCTGCGCGCGCTCGGACGGCGTACGGGCCGTCGGCGCCCCCAGGTGATGCAGTTCGGTGACCTGCTGCTCGACCCCGCCCGGCACTCCTGCTCCCGGGGCGGTACGGAGATCCGGCTGACGGCACGGGAGTTCGCGGTCCTGGAGTATCTGGCCCGGCGCTCCGGCGAGGTGGTGCCCAAGCGGGACATCCTGGAGCAGGTGTGGGACAGCGCCTTCGACGGCGATCCCAACGTCGTCGAGGTCCACGTCAGCGCCGTGCGCCGCAAGATCGACGCACCGTTCGGCCGCGCCGCGCTGGAGACCGTACGCGGCGCCGGGTACCGGCTGGCGGCCGACGGTGGCTGA
- a CDS encoding monooxygenase, with the protein MVRDDTDGAGGAGGNGGAGGSAGGRVIWEQPFPFHSYHWGLLWRGLRASVPDSVVYRQGETVTGVEGTGTAGAEVRLAGGSVERYDLVVGADGYRSVVRAAVCPESRPHYAGYVCWRGNLDAARLAELGGPADSVPEAVTTVCFPGGTCVVYRIPGPTGPRVNWVLYAPPPRDGQLRFDDPTSFPPGGLTPELARHLAALLDREFPPYWGRALALTDPADTFVQPIYDLEAARTAAGRLLLAGDAASVVRPHNTSGAAKALQDATPPSPTGGAAPGHFEGLLRGYEETRGAAGRELVALARRLGRAQVERTPAWAGMNGSEMEAWWRGQLAGAPGIGGRAMTP; encoded by the coding sequence GTGGTCCGGGACGACACCGACGGGGCCGGCGGAGCCGGTGGTAACGGTGGTGCCGGCGGCAGCGCGGGCGGGCGGGTGATCTGGGAGCAGCCGTTCCCGTTCCACTCCTACCACTGGGGCCTGCTGTGGCGCGGGCTCCGGGCGTCCGTGCCCGACTCGGTGGTCTACCGGCAGGGGGAGACCGTCACCGGCGTCGAAGGGACCGGGACCGCGGGCGCCGAGGTGCGGCTCGCGGGCGGCTCCGTCGAGCGGTACGACCTGGTCGTCGGCGCCGACGGGTACCGGTCGGTGGTGCGCGCGGCGGTCTGCCCGGAGTCCCGGCCGCACTACGCGGGGTACGTGTGCTGGCGCGGGAACCTCGACGCGGCGCGCCTCGCGGAACTCGGCGGCCCGGCGGACTCGGTGCCCGAGGCGGTGACCACGGTCTGCTTCCCGGGCGGCACCTGCGTCGTCTACCGGATCCCCGGGCCGACCGGGCCCCGGGTGAACTGGGTGCTCTACGCCCCGCCGCCGCGTGACGGGCAGCTGCGCTTCGACGACCCCACGAGCTTCCCGCCGGGCGGTCTGACGCCCGAGCTGGCGCGGCACCTCGCCGCGTTGCTCGACCGGGAGTTCCCGCCGTACTGGGGCCGGGCGCTCGCGCTGACGGACCCGGCGGACACCTTCGTCCAGCCCATCTACGACCTGGAGGCCGCGCGCACCGCCGCCGGCCGGCTGCTGCTGGCGGGAGACGCGGCCAGTGTCGTACGCCCGCACAACACGAGCGGCGCCGCGAAGGCCCTCCAGGACGCCACCCCGCCCTCGCCGACGGGTGGCGCCGCGCCGGGTCACTTCGAGGGGCTGCTGCGCGGCTACGAGGAGACCCGCGGCGCCGCCGGACGGGAACTGGTCGCGCTGGCCCGCCGGCTGGGCCGCGCCCAGGTCGAGCGGACTCCGGCCTGGGCGGGCATGAACGGCAGCGAGATGGAGGCGTGGTGGCGGGGGCAGCTCGCCGGGGCGCCGGGCATCGGGGGCCGTGCCATGACTCCGTAG
- a CDS encoding RNA polymerase sigma factor, producing the protein MSEGEFDPSGDQAVSSELAGVLPVEFTAFHSQQHRAYLRYAHLQLGNPKDAEEVVDDVFTFLLKVWRQALKEASLHGFAWAVLREHVERRLAVLGRQVAMVETAWFAALRRSSRERLELLESKLGLYAAIAGLTERQYDVVLLAFLLGNDSDTVARMMGISPATVRSHIRGARRTLSRKLGVAWIPGEEKDQ; encoded by the coding sequence ATGAGCGAGGGCGAATTCGATCCATCGGGGGACCAGGCGGTCTCCAGCGAGCTGGCCGGTGTGCTGCCGGTGGAGTTCACCGCTTTCCACTCCCAGCAGCACCGCGCCTACCTGCGCTATGCCCACCTGCAGCTCGGCAACCCCAAGGACGCCGAAGAGGTCGTCGACGACGTCTTCACCTTCCTGCTGAAGGTGTGGCGCCAGGCGCTCAAGGAGGCGAGCCTCCACGGCTTCGCGTGGGCGGTGCTGCGCGAGCACGTCGAGAGACGGCTGGCGGTCCTGGGCCGGCAGGTCGCGATGGTGGAGACCGCGTGGTTCGCCGCGCTGCGCCGTTCCTCCCGGGAACGGCTGGAGTTGCTGGAGTCGAAGCTCGGGCTGTACGCGGCCATCGCCGGCCTGACCGAGCGGCAGTACGACGTGGTGCTGCTCGCCTTCCTCCTGGGCAACGACTCCGACACGGTCGCCCGGATGATGGGGATCTCCCCCGCGACGGTCCGCTCGCACATCCGCGGCGCACGCCGAACCCTGTCCCGCAAGCTCGGGGTGGCCTGGATCCCCGGAGAGGAGAAGGACCAGTGA
- the nadE gene encoding ammonia-dependent NAD(+) synthetase has product MTDLASAISLRQEIARDLQVSASFDVEQEIERRVAFLTAQLTSTGLRSLVLGISGGVDSTTAGRLCQLAVERVRAAGQDATFFAMRLPYGAQADEKDAQLALEFIRPDRILTVDVKSASDAALDAALAGGTVFRDAHHQDFVHGNIKARQRMIAQYAVAGAHEGLVVGTDHAAEAVSGFFTKFGDGAADVVPLTGLTKRRVRALSQALGAPSTLVLKTPTADLETLKPGLPDEDALGVAYDDIDDFLEGKPVEEAALAAIVRRYRLTEHKRQLPIAP; this is encoded by the coding sequence GTGACCGACCTGGCGTCCGCCATATCCCTGCGGCAGGAGATCGCCCGGGATCTCCAGGTGAGCGCGTCCTTCGACGTGGAGCAGGAGATCGAGCGCCGGGTGGCCTTCCTCACCGCCCAGCTGACCTCCACGGGCCTGCGCTCGCTGGTCCTGGGCATCAGCGGTGGCGTGGACTCCACCACGGCGGGGCGGCTGTGCCAGCTCGCGGTCGAGCGGGTGCGGGCCGCCGGGCAGGACGCGACGTTCTTCGCGATGCGGCTCCCGTACGGCGCCCAGGCCGACGAGAAGGACGCGCAGCTGGCGCTGGAGTTCATCCGGCCCGACCGGATCCTGACCGTCGACGTGAAGTCCGCGAGTGACGCCGCGCTGGACGCGGCGCTGGCCGGCGGAACGGTCTTCCGCGACGCGCACCACCAGGACTTCGTGCACGGCAACATCAAGGCCCGGCAGCGCATGATCGCCCAGTACGCGGTGGCGGGCGCGCACGAGGGTCTGGTGGTGGGCACCGACCACGCCGCCGAGGCGGTCTCCGGCTTCTTCACCAAGTTCGGCGACGGCGCGGCCGACGTGGTGCCGCTCACGGGCCTCACCAAGCGGCGCGTACGGGCCTTGTCGCAGGCTCTGGGTGCGCCGTCCACGCTGGTCCTCAAGACCCCGACCGCGGATCTGGAGACCCTGAAGCCGGGCCTGCCCGACGAGGACGCGCTCGGCGTCGCCTACGACGACATCGACGACTTCCTGGAGGGGAAGCCGGTCGAGGAGGCCGCCCTCGCGGCCATCGTCCGCCGCTACCGGCTCACCGAGCACAAGCGACAGCTGCCGATCGCCCCCTGA